A single window of Oncorhynchus keta strain PuntledgeMale-10-30-2019 chromosome 34, Oket_V2, whole genome shotgun sequence DNA harbors:
- the fgf9 gene encoding fibroblast growth factor 4A, with protein sequence MLITMDAYLLFPCLMMLLAMCMDYHCADANEDQGNQLRGLWMLSMKDPKQKGVPPPHPIRGLVKQQLLYCRVGIGYHLQVLSNGTVGGVHEPTEHSLLKVFAMKRGVVGIRGIKTGLYICMSQEGIAHGAVQFSSDCLFKESLEENHYTTFSSLSHPGIYLALSHKGEAKRGTSVGRLQPCTHFLPRRAP encoded by the exons ATGCTGATCACTATGGATGCCTACCTGCTGTTCCCCTGCCTGATGATGCTACTGGCCATGTGTATGGATTATCACTGTGCAGATGCAAATGAAGACCAGGGAAATCAACTGCGAGGCCTCTGGATGTTGTCAATGAAAGACCCAAAGCAGAAAG gtgtgcCACCTCCTCATCCAATCAGAGGATTGGTCAAACAACAGCTGCTGTACTGCCGTGTTGGGATAGGATACCATCTCCAGGTCCTGTCCAATGGAACTGTAGGAGGAGTGCATGAACCAACTGAACATA GCTTGCTGAAGGTGTTTGCCATGAAGCGTGGTGTTGTGGGCATCAGAGGCATCAAGACTGGCTTGTATATCTGTATGAGCCAAGAGGGCATCGCACACGGAGCA GTACAGTTCTCATCTGACTGTCTGTTCAAGGAGAGCCTGGAGGAGAACCACTACACCACCttttcctccctgtctcatccAGGCATCTACTTGGCCCTGTCTCATAAAGGAGAGGCCAAGAGGGGGACCAGCGTTGGGAGACTCCAGCCCTGCACACACTTCCTCCCTCGCAGAGCTCCATAA